A window of Lacibacter sediminis contains these coding sequences:
- a CDS encoding TolB-like translocation protein — MKQIFIIAAVCISTVASAQIGKRFPSERKEVIDPVTGTKLLFLTSTPAGDSKIYQTHNQWTSDGEWLIFRSNRARNEALAVNEKTGDIVQVTEGGYTGMLNVARKTMKLYFLRSSQRDTVRRTAGDTTRRRNPIPLQIVEVDLAKVFADSKAGKMKTANNYQRVCGTIPLDLEGGGDMALDGDEEWAYFRVGKNAAAKHLAAGTKPADNFGPRNMGAGPTGIAAMNVFTGEIKYVVSVPFQIGHIQTNPWVAGEIVFCWETGGKSPQRTWTVMRDGTGLRPLYPESEYEWVTHEAVIGKDEVAIAIMGHRKIGGVDTTGTAVGGANPGQDPAWGPSGTREKPTGLAIVNLRTRETIIAGQTKSGSGLWHVSGSPDGRWAVGDDFTRNIYLIDRNTGEMLLLSTGHKPTAGDHPHPTMSPDGTKIQIQSAMLSADGRSMNICIIPVPEAWLKRTYK, encoded by the coding sequence ATGAAACAGATTTTTATCATTGCAGCAGTATGTATATCAACAGTTGCATCTGCACAAATTGGCAAGCGTTTTCCATCGGAGCGTAAAGAAGTGATTGATCCGGTGACAGGAACAAAGCTTTTATTTCTTACAAGCACACCCGCCGGCGATTCAAAAATTTATCAGACACATAATCAATGGACGAGTGATGGAGAATGGCTCATCTTTCGCAGCAACCGTGCACGCAATGAAGCGCTGGCTGTGAATGAAAAAACAGGCGACATTGTACAGGTAACTGAAGGTGGTTACACAGGTATGTTGAATGTAGCACGCAAAACGATGAAGCTGTATTTTTTACGTTCATCTCAACGGGATACTGTAAGAAGAACAGCAGGCGACACCACACGCAGAAGAAATCCTATTCCATTACAGATTGTTGAAGTTGACCTGGCAAAAGTATTTGCTGATAGTAAAGCAGGAAAAATGAAAACTGCAAACAACTATCAACGTGTTTGCGGTACAATTCCGTTAGATCTTGAAGGCGGTGGTGATATGGCATTGGATGGCGATGAAGAGTGGGCTTATTTCCGTGTAGGAAAAAATGCAGCAGCAAAACATTTAGCTGCAGGAACAAAACCTGCTGATAATTTTGGGCCACGTAATATGGGTGCTGGCCCAACAGGTATTGCAGCGATGAACGTGTTCACAGGTGAAATAAAATATGTAGTGTCTGTTCCATTTCAAATTGGACATATACAAACCAACCCATGGGTGGCAGGTGAGATTGTGTTCTGTTGGGAAACAGGTGGTAAATCGCCACAACGTACATGGACAGTAATGCGTGATGGCACAGGTCTTCGTCCTTTATATCCTGAATCGGAATACGAATGGGTCACACATGAAGCAGTGATCGGCAAAGATGAAGTGGCAATAGCGATTATGGGGCACCGTAAGATTGGTGGCGTTGATACCACAGGCACAGCTGTTGGTGGTGCAAATCCCGGGCAGGATCCTGCATGGGGACCATCAGGTACAAGAGAAAAGCCAACAGGTCTTGCAATTGTAAATCTGCGTACAAGAGAAACCATCATTGCCGGGCAAACAAAAAGCGGAAGTGGTTTGTGGCATGTGAGCGGATCGCCTGATGGACGTTGGGCAGTGGGTGATGATTTTACAAGAAACATTTATTTGATCGATCGTAATACAGGTGAAATGCTGTTGTTATCAACCGGTCATAAACCAACAGCAGGTGATCATCCGCATCCAACGATGAGTCCGGATGGAACAAAGATTCAAATTCAATCAGCGATGTTATCTGCTGATGGACGATCCATGAACATCTGTATTATTCCTGTGCCCGAAGCGTGGTTAAAACGAACCTATAAATAA
- a CDS encoding family 43 glycosylhydrolase, with protein sequence MKRLVAYSFVMLLLIFISNTLSAQFLNIKNDVFWNTKDGKPLYSQGGGIFKFNDATGKEKYYWYGVQYKEADIYRNNPSVTLPNATFESVTCYSSNDLVNWTFEADVFTKEEAFKTISKTWVGRLGVAYIKELKKYAMFVQHGNQVLIAVADSPTGQFTQHQRINMKEMIGTSNTGDQTVFTDEDTGKSYLIYSYGSGRNKIYVSEIGLKDGMVNLLDCIKVFQGESREGNCMFKYKGKYYMAASNIYGWDASYAYYLVADDIRGPYLPTNDMLVMKGSENDYAHVTQTGFFFNVKGSKQETVMYCGDRWANFAGNGLGYNQWFPLSFNGAEPYFNSLSSWHINAKTGEWKVAADNNYVKNGSFEADRRRIPSHVKPVQEFLLGWTTTVIEGNKVSLDSNSSPVLNYFNTESDRKVVIGEKSLQISDKVNFKRKVSQIITSSPYVKLEDGNYTLTAKVKNSSGFAKLEMYVESNSKIRLYPIIEENTSWKTITIEGIMVKAGKVEIGFVAEGEANAFCYVDDVTFVKIK encoded by the coding sequence ATGAAAAGACTCGTTGCATATTCTTTTGTGATGCTGTTGTTGATTTTCATCAGCAACACTTTATCAGCACAATTCCTCAACATTAAGAATGATGTCTTCTGGAATACAAAAGATGGCAAGCCGCTCTACAGCCAGGGTGGTGGTATATTTAAATTCAACGATGCAACTGGTAAAGAGAAATACTATTGGTATGGTGTGCAGTATAAAGAAGCAGATATCTATCGTAACAATCCATCCGTTACGTTACCAAACGCCACATTTGAATCAGTAACCTGTTACAGTTCTAATGATTTAGTGAACTGGACATTTGAAGCAGATGTGTTTACAAAAGAAGAAGCGTTTAAAACAATATCCAAAACCTGGGTGGGACGTTTAGGTGTTGCCTATATCAAAGAGTTGAAGAAGTATGCCATGTTTGTGCAGCATGGTAACCAGGTGTTGATCGCAGTTGCTGATTCGCCAACAGGTCAGTTCACCCAGCACCAACGAATCAATATGAAAGAGATGATCGGCACAAGTAACACCGGCGATCAAACTGTATTCACCGATGAAGACACAGGCAAATCATATCTCATCTATTCATATGGCAGCGGACGTAATAAAATTTATGTTTCTGAAATCGGACTAAAAGATGGGATGGTAAACCTGTTAGACTGTATCAAAGTTTTTCAAGGTGAAAGCAGGGAAGGCAACTGTATGTTCAAATACAAAGGAAAATACTATATGGCCGCATCCAACATTTATGGCTGGGATGCATCCTATGCATATTATTTAGTGGCCGATGATATTCGTGGACCTTACTTACCAACGAATGATATGTTGGTGATGAAAGGAAGTGAAAACGATTATGCACATGTAACACAAACCGGCTTCTTCTTCAATGTAAAAGGAAGCAAACAAGAGACGGTGATGTATTGTGGTGATCGTTGGGCCAACTTTGCAGGAAATGGATTGGGTTACAATCAATGGTTTCCGCTTTCGTTTAACGGCGCTGAACCTTATTTCAATTCACTCAGTTCCTGGCACATTAATGCAAAAACAGGAGAGTGGAAAGTGGCTGCTGATAATAACTATGTAAAAAACGGCAGCTTTGAAGCAGACAGAAGAAGAATCCCCAGTCATGTAAAACCGGTACAGGAATTTTTATTAGGCTGGACAACAACTGTGATTGAAGGCAACAAAGTTTCACTCGACAGTAACAGCTCACCTGTATTGAATTATTTCAATACCGAGAGCGACAGAAAGGTTGTGATTGGCGAAAAGAGTTTGCAGATCAGCGATAAAGTCAACTTTAAAAGAAAAGTATCACAAATTATCACTTCATCTCCCTATGTAAAACTGGAAGACGGCAATTACACACTCACAGCTAAAGTGAAAAACAGCAGTGGTTTTGCAAAGCTTGAAATGTATGTGGAGAGCAATAGTAAGATTCGATTATACCCTATCATTGAAGAAAATACATCATGGAAAACAATTACCATTGAGGGCATAATGGTGAAAGCAGGAAAAGTGGAGATTGGCTTTGTTGCTGAAGGTGAAGCCAATGCATTTTGTTATGTAGATGATGTAACATTTGTGAAAATCAAATAA
- a CDS encoding glycoside hydrolase family 2 protein, whose translation MRINIYRILSAASCFLLINGALFAQQTEIRYLSGTDKDHTVPWEFFCTGGMNSGKWTTIPVPSNWELQSFGAYNYGHDEKGNGKKKSTEQGLYKRRFIADKTWANKQIEIVFEGVMTDTEVKLNGQVVGPVHQGGFYRFQYNITQFIKPGVENLLEVNVSKVSADSTVDNAEREGDFWVFGGIYRPVYLKILPASFVQRVAIDARADGKFAMDVFAEQVKEGDEITAQVKTLKGIAFGKPFTATVTNTSEKIQLSNSFTNPKQWNPEFPNLYTVEVSLRRKGKVVHVFHQRFGFRTVEVRKGDGIYVNGVKIMMKGVNRHSIWPESGRTLSRKIHLKDIELIKDMNMNSVRMSHYPPDPEFLDLCDSLGLFVLDELTGWQNKYGTPVGEKLVKEVVTRDVNHPSILFWDNGNEGGWNTDLDDDYALYDPQKRVVLHPWSNFNNVDTKHYPDYSYVEKAAEKGDVLLHTEMIHGLYDGGHGAGLDDYWKLFRKNPRHAGGFLWVLSDEAIVRKDLNDSLDTDGNHAPDGIVGPHHEKEGSYYAIKEIWSPVQVAKPTLDKSFAGKLSIENNYLYTNLSSCKFKWELLKFPLAKNKKTGHTVITSGNTSIAMAAGKTGTLQIALPANWANADALSFTAIDQYGRALYTWVWPIQQPATIAELNIAATKKPAAAIKESVEGKMLSIICDGIRYDFDISTGYLTTVTKNQQLIPFGNGPVLAGEKQTLQKIKHSKLGSNKYEVEAEYTGDASLNVKWIFASGSPVKLEYSYTQSKAADFYGISFNVDESKLKGMKWLGAGPYRVWKNRLKGAPLSVWQKKYNKAITGEVISYPEFSGYHGNVYWITVETAASSFTVYTDKEDLFVQMLKPRKASTTFIPHVNPPFPEGNFGFLNAIAPIGTKFRAANTMGPQSQKNNPVSGSVSGSLWFEF comes from the coding sequence ATGAGAATAAATATTTATCGCATATTGAGTGCAGCAAGTTGTTTCCTGTTAATAAACGGAGCATTGTTTGCACAGCAAACGGAGATCCGTTACTTATCAGGCACAGATAAAGATCATACTGTTCCATGGGAATTCTTTTGTACAGGCGGAATGAACAGCGGTAAATGGACAACTATACCGGTTCCATCCAATTGGGAATTGCAAAGCTTTGGTGCATATAATTACGGACACGATGAAAAAGGCAATGGCAAAAAGAAAAGCACGGAACAGGGTTTATATAAGCGTCGCTTTATTGCAGATAAAACATGGGCCAACAAGCAAATCGAAATTGTGTTTGAAGGAGTGATGACGGATACTGAAGTAAAGCTGAATGGACAGGTAGTTGGGCCTGTTCATCAAGGCGGGTTTTATCGTTTTCAATATAACATAACACAATTTATTAAACCAGGTGTTGAGAATTTGCTGGAAGTAAATGTCAGCAAAGTAAGTGCCGACAGTACTGTAGACAATGCAGAACGTGAAGGAGATTTTTGGGTCTTTGGCGGTATCTATCGTCCCGTGTATTTAAAAATTTTACCTGCTTCGTTTGTGCAGCGTGTGGCCATTGATGCAAGAGCAGATGGAAAATTTGCAATGGATGTATTTGCTGAGCAGGTAAAAGAAGGAGATGAAATAACAGCACAGGTTAAAACATTAAAGGGCATTGCATTTGGAAAACCATTCACTGCAACTGTAACAAATACTTCAGAGAAAATTCAGTTATCAAATAGTTTTACAAATCCAAAACAATGGAATCCTGAATTTCCAAACCTGTATACTGTTGAAGTAAGCCTTCGTCGTAAAGGGAAAGTTGTACATGTGTTTCATCAACGTTTTGGTTTTAGAACAGTAGAAGTAAGAAAAGGTGATGGCATTTATGTCAATGGCGTGAAGATCATGATGAAAGGGGTGAACCGTCACAGCATCTGGCCGGAGAGTGGAAGAACATTAAGCCGCAAAATTCATTTGAAGGATATCGAATTGATCAAGGATATGAATATGAATTCTGTTCGTATGTCGCATTATCCACCTGATCCTGAATTTTTAGATCTGTGTGATTCACTCGGTTTGTTTGTATTGGATGAGTTAACAGGCTGGCAGAATAAATATGGAACACCCGTTGGTGAAAAATTGGTGAAAGAAGTGGTGACAAGAGATGTCAATCATCCTTCCATTTTATTTTGGGACAATGGTAATGAAGGTGGCTGGAATACGGATCTGGATGATGATTATGCCTTATACGATCCGCAGAAAAGAGTAGTGCTGCATCCCTGGAGTAATTTTAATAACGTTGACACCAAACATTATCCTGATTATAGTTATGTAGAAAAAGCTGCAGAGAAAGGCGATGTGTTGTTACATACAGAAATGATTCATGGTTTGTATGATGGTGGTCATGGTGCAGGGTTAGATGATTACTGGAAGCTCTTTCGGAAAAATCCAAGACATGCAGGTGGCTTCTTATGGGTATTGAGTGATGAAGCAATTGTAAGGAAAGATTTGAATGATAGTTTAGATACCGATGGCAATCATGCTCCTGATGGCATTGTGGGGCCGCATCATGAAAAAGAAGGCAGCTATTATGCCATAAAAGAAATATGGAGCCCTGTACAAGTTGCAAAACCAACACTTGATAAAAGCTTTGCAGGGAAACTATCCATTGAAAATAATTATCTCTATACAAATCTCTCTTCCTGCAAATTCAAATGGGAATTGTTGAAGTTTCCATTGGCAAAGAATAAGAAGACCGGTCATACTGTTATCACATCCGGTAATACATCCATTGCCATGGCAGCAGGAAAAACAGGAACACTTCAAATAGCACTTCCTGCAAACTGGGCGAATGCAGATGCATTGTCATTCACTGCAATTGATCAATACGGCCGTGCATTGTATACATGGGTATGGCCCATTCAACAACCTGCAACAATTGCAGAATTAAATATCGCAGCAACAAAGAAACCGGCAGCTGCAATAAAAGAATCTGTTGAAGGAAAAATGCTTTCCATTATTTGCGATGGCATCAGGTACGATTTTGATATAAGCACCGGTTACTTAACCACCGTTACAAAGAATCAACAACTGATTCCTTTTGGTAATGGGCCTGTGTTGGCGGGAGAAAAACAGACACTGCAAAAAATCAAACATTCAAAACTCGGCAGTAATAAATATGAAGTAGAAGCAGAATACACAGGTGATGCTTCACTTAATGTGAAATGGATCTTTGCAAGTGGATCACCTGTAAAACTGGAATACAGTTATACGCAATCAAAAGCTGCAGATTTTTATGGCATCAGCTTCAATGTTGATGAATCAAAACTGAAAGGAATGAAATGGTTAGGTGCCGGCCCTTATCGTGTGTGGAAGAATCGTTTAAAAGGCGCACCACTAAGTGTGTGGCAGAAGAAGTATAATAAAGCTATCACAGGCGAAGTCATCAGCTATCCTGAATTTTCAGGTTATCATGGAAATGTATATTGGATAACTGTTGAAACAGCGGCTTCTTCATTTACGGTTTATACTGATAAAGAAGATCTGTTCGTGCAGATGCTGAAACCACGCAAGGCATCAACCACATTTATTCCGCATGTGAATCCGCCATTTCCTGAAGGTAACTTTGGATTTCTGAATGCCATTGCACCGATTGGTACTAAGTTCAGGGCGGCAAATACAATGGGGCCACAAAGTCAAAAGAATAATCCTGTTTCGGGATCAGTGAGTGGAAGTCTGTGGTTTGAATTTTAA
- a CDS encoding glycoside hydrolase family 43 protein encodes MKSSLLLFVIVSTVFNSVLAQTKDTSFQSNGNPIIRHKYTADAAAIVYKDKVYLYTGHDVAPPKENRYVMHDWLVFSTSDMVNWTEHPSPLNVKAFKWAKDDAWASQVIERNGKFYWFVAITHDSTHRGKAIGVAVSDSPTGPFTDAIGKALITNDMTTEAKISWDDIDPSVFIDDDGQAYLFWGNTTLHYVKLKENMIEMDGAFKKIDVPKFTEAPWVHKRNGWYYLSYAYEFPEKITYAMSKNINGPWEYKGILNEIAGNSNTNHQAIIEFKGKWYFIYHNGALVPDAGSFHRSVCIDYLYYNKDGTMKRVIMTSEGVKPVK; translated from the coding sequence ATGAAATCATCTTTGCTGTTATTCGTTATTGTGTCCACGGTCTTTAATAGTGTGCTAGCACAAACAAAAGACACAAGCTTTCAATCAAACGGTAACCCCATCATCCGTCATAAATATACAGCTGATGCAGCAGCGATCGTTTATAAAGACAAAGTGTATCTCTATACCGGGCATGATGTTGCTCCGCCAAAAGAGAATCGTTATGTGATGCACGATTGGTTGGTTTTTTCTACATCAGATATGGTAAACTGGACAGAGCATCCATCACCCTTAAATGTAAAAGCATTTAAGTGGGCAAAAGATGATGCGTGGGCCTCACAAGTAATTGAACGCAATGGAAAATTTTATTGGTTTGTTGCCATTACACATGACAGTACGCACAGAGGAAAGGCAATCGGTGTGGCAGTGAGCGATAGTCCAACAGGGCCGTTTACAGATGCTATTGGTAAAGCACTCATCACAAATGATATGACGACAGAAGCAAAGATCAGTTGGGATGATATTGATCCAAGCGTGTTTATTGATGATGACGGACAGGCTTATCTCTTCTGGGGCAATACAACTTTGCATTATGTGAAGCTGAAAGAGAACATGATCGAAATGGATGGAGCTTTCAAAAAAATCGATGTGCCGAAATTTACAGAAGCACCCTGGGTACATAAACGGAATGGCTGGTATTATCTATCGTATGCTTACGAGTTTCCGGAAAAGATCACTTATGCAATGAGCAAGAATATCAATGGCCCATGGGAATATAAAGGCATCCTCAATGAAATTGCAGGGAACAGTAATACCAATCACCAGGCTATTATTGAGTTCAAAGGCAAATGGTATTTCATTTATCATAATGGTGCTTTGGTGCCCGACGCAGGAAGCTTTCACCGTTCGGTTTGTATTGATTATCTCTACTATAACAAAGATGGAACGATGAAGCGTGTAATTATGACCAGTGAAGGCGTAAAACCGGTTAAATAA
- a CDS encoding oligogalacturonate lyase family protein, which yields MKFLSTVALLFATVLSLHAQEVLETGGKKMPDEWIDKDTKHRVVKLTRMEGRSNLSFYFHNNPFIGNSMVFYSSNKNNVDSVRKQEISTVVSGNRQIHLLDLKTLKSEQLTHHRLPMNGEIVDNKKGIVYYQIRDTVFCVNAKTKEVKTVFVFPADFKGTVTAINADGTLLGGAKSSDEEKELFKKYPNKSSYFDIIYEAKLPRTLFTINVKTKELDKVHSDSAWLNHVQFSTTDPNLLMFCHEGPWHKVNRIWTIDVKTKKITQIHKRIMDMEIAGHEWPSVDGQIIWYDLQQPRSTKFYVEGHHVKTGQKTKYELQRDEWSIHFNSNKDNSLFCGDGGNSGQVARAKDGMWIYLFKPDGDKFISTRLVNMKHHNYRLEPNVHFSPDGKWVIFRANFEGIENVYAVEINETK from the coding sequence ATGAAATTTCTCTCAACGGTTGCTCTGCTGTTCGCTACTGTATTGTCCCTGCATGCACAGGAAGTCCTCGAAACCGGCGGTAAAAAGATGCCGGACGAATGGATCGATAAAGACACCAAACATCGTGTAGTCAAATTAACAAGAATGGAAGGCAGGAGCAATCTCAGCTTTTACTTTCACAACAATCCTTTCATCGGCAACTCGATGGTGTTTTACAGCAGCAACAAAAACAATGTTGACAGTGTACGTAAACAGGAAATTTCAACTGTTGTTTCCGGTAACCGACAAATTCATTTACTTGATCTCAAAACATTAAAGAGTGAACAATTAACTCATCATCGCTTGCCGATGAATGGCGAGATCGTTGATAATAAAAAAGGAATCGTTTATTACCAGATCAGGGATACGGTATTTTGTGTAAATGCAAAAACAAAAGAAGTGAAAACTGTTTTTGTTTTTCCTGCTGATTTTAAAGGAACGGTGACGGCGATTAATGCTGATGGTACATTGTTAGGCGGTGCAAAATCAAGCGACGAAGAAAAAGAACTCTTTAAAAAATACCCCAACAAGTCAAGCTACTTCGATATTATTTACGAAGCAAAGCTGCCACGTACCTTGTTCACGATAAATGTAAAGACAAAAGAATTAGACAAAGTGCACAGCGACAGTGCATGGCTCAATCATGTACAGTTCTCAACAACCGATCCAAATCTTTTGATGTTTTGTCATGAAGGCCCCTGGCATAAAGTGAACCGTATCTGGACGATCGATGTGAAGACGAAGAAGATCACGCAGATCCACAAACGCATCATGGATATGGAAATAGCGGGGCATGAGTGGCCGAGTGTGGATGGACAAATTATCTGGTACGATCTGCAACAACCACGCAGCACGAAATTTTATGTGGAAGGGCATCACGTTAAAACCGGGCAAAAAACAAAATATGAATTGCAGCGTGATGAATGGAGTATTCATTTCAACAGTAATAAAGACAATTCATTGTTTTGTGGTGATGGTGGTAATTCAGGACAGGTTGCAAGAGCGAAAGATGGTATGTGGATCTATTTATTCAAACCCGATGGGGATAAGTTTATCTCAACCCGTTTGGTGAATATGAAGCATCACAATTATCGTCTTGAACCAAATGTGCATTTCAGTCCCGATGGTAAATGGGTGATCTTCCGTGCCAACTTCGAAGGCATTGAGAATGTCTATGCCGTTGAGATCAACGAAACAAAATAA
- a CDS encoding glycosyl hydrolase has product MKKFITLLSFSCSIIVAQAQLNWPSVNNTTKPWTRWWWEGSAVNKADLTWNLQQYQQAGLGGVELTPIYGVEGYEKQFIDFLSPQWMQMFSYTLNESKRLGLGVDLANGTGWPFGGPWVKDEDASKSIFYKSFTLKGSEQLNEAVEYKQEGFIRTANNKPATFEQVLKPVWTNKNLQALALDQIQYPGKLPLQTLIAYSDKNETVDLTTKVDANGKLNWTAPSGNWTLYALFQGLHGKMVERAAPGGEGYAIDHFSLQAATNYFKKFDASFKGYDISYLRSFFNDSYEVDDARGQSNWTATFFTEFKKRKGYDLKTQLPALFGKDTPEKNSRVIYDYRSVIDELLLEHFTMTWKKWASTKGKMLRNQSHGSPANTLDLYSVVDIPETEGTDILRFKFATSAANVSGKQLVSSESATWLNEHFLSSWGDVKKAIDLYFLGGVNHIFYHGTEYSPKEAKWPGWLFYAAVHFQPTNPQWKDFHALNSYITRTQSFLQKGKPDNDVLLYYPIVDRYAEPGNVLLQHFDGMERNFVNTEFEHVSKWMVEKGYSFDFFSERQLQKFTNSGNNIISSGNVYRTILLPANKLITEKASQQLVKLAQQGATILIYKNLPQDVPGFNQLDARRKTFQQLISQLKFSKSDNLQKAIVGKGAFMISDDLDVLLLTAKARKESYTEKGLSVLRRKNAEGTMWLINNRTDKPFEEWIEINSNAASFGLFDAMTGKKGLAKWRRNSKGAVEVLLQLQSYEAIIVQSYATKKTGAAFPYKESVAQPQEIKGEWTISFLDGGPTIPAAITTTTLKSWTELGEEDVKHFSGTAKYSISFAKPAGNAGSYLLNLGAVDETAEVILNGKKIATVIGPVFQCVIPASAMQASNKLEIIVANLMANRIIYMDKNNIPWKIFYNTNMPARRAENAKKGIFTAAAWSPLSSGLLGPVTITPLK; this is encoded by the coding sequence ATGAAAAAATTTATCACTCTTCTTTCCTTTAGTTGTTCCATCATCGTTGCACAAGCACAATTAAACTGGCCATCAGTTAACAATACAACCAAACCCTGGACACGTTGGTGGTGGGAAGGCAGCGCTGTAAACAAAGCTGATCTTACCTGGAACTTACAACAATACCAACAAGCCGGCTTGGGTGGTGTGGAGTTAACACCCATCTACGGCGTGGAAGGTTACGAAAAACAGTTCATCGATTTTCTGTCGCCGCAATGGATGCAGATGTTTTCTTATACACTCAACGAATCAAAACGTTTGGGGCTTGGTGTTGATTTGGCGAATGGAACGGGCTGGCCTTTTGGCGGACCATGGGTGAAAGACGAAGATGCCAGCAAAAGTATTTTCTACAAATCGTTTACTTTAAAAGGCAGCGAACAATTGAATGAAGCTGTTGAATACAAACAGGAAGGCTTCATCCGCACTGCCAATAATAAACCGGCAACATTTGAGCAGGTGTTGAAACCTGTATGGACAAATAAAAATTTACAGGCATTGGCATTGGATCAGATACAATACCCAGGCAAATTGCCTTTGCAAACATTGATCGCTTATTCTGATAAAAATGAAACGGTTGATCTTACAACAAAGGTTGATGCAAATGGAAAATTAAACTGGACTGCGCCATCTGGAAACTGGACACTGTATGCTTTGTTCCAAGGCTTACATGGTAAGATGGTGGAGCGTGCAGCACCCGGTGGTGAAGGTTATGCCATCGATCACTTTTCATTACAGGCTGCTACCAACTATTTCAAAAAATTTGATGCATCGTTCAAAGGCTATGATATTTCTTACCTGCGTTCCTTCTTTAATGATTCGTATGAAGTGGATGATGCAAGAGGACAAAGTAACTGGACAGCAACTTTCTTTACAGAGTTTAAAAAACGTAAAGGCTACGATCTCAAAACACAATTGCCAGCATTGTTTGGAAAAGATACACCCGAGAAAAACAGTCGTGTCATTTATGATTACCGTTCGGTAATTGATGAACTGTTGCTGGAACATTTTACCATGACCTGGAAGAAATGGGCGAGCACCAAAGGAAAGATGCTGCGTAACCAATCGCATGGTTCACCTGCAAACACATTAGACTTGTACAGCGTGGTTGATATTCCCGAAACAGAAGGAACAGATATCCTCCGTTTCAAATTTGCGACCTCAGCAGCAAATGTATCGGGCAAACAATTGGTATCATCTGAATCAGCTACATGGCTCAATGAACATTTCTTATCAAGCTGGGGCGATGTCAAAAAAGCAATCGACTTATATTTCCTCGGTGGTGTGAATCATATTTTTTATCATGGCACTGAATACTCACCGAAAGAAGCAAAATGGCCGGGCTGGTTGTTTTATGCAGCCGTGCATTTTCAACCAACCAATCCGCAGTGGAAAGATTTTCATGCACTGAACAGTTATATTACCCGCACACAAAGTTTTTTACAAAAAGGAAAACCGGACAACGATGTGTTGCTGTATTACCCCATTGTTGATCGCTATGCAGAACCGGGCAATGTATTACTACAGCATTTCGATGGCATGGAACGGAATTTTGTGAATACAGAATTTGAACATGTATCAAAATGGATGGTAGAGAAAGGATACAGTTTTGATTTCTTCAGCGAACGCCAGTTGCAGAAGTTTACCAATAGCGGAAACAATATCATCAGCAGCGGCAATGTCTATCGCACTATCTTATTACCTGCCAATAAACTCATCACAGAAAAAGCATCCCAGCAATTAGTAAAACTGGCGCAACAGGGTGCAACCATTCTTATTTATAAAAACCTGCCGCAGGATGTGCCGGGCTTTAATCAACTGGATGCAAGAAGAAAAACATTTCAGCAATTGATCAGTCAGTTGAAATTCTCTAAATCAGATAATCTGCAGAAAGCAATTGTAGGCAAAGGTGCATTCATGATCAGTGATGACCTGGATGTTTTGTTGCTGACAGCAAAAGCAAGAAAAGAAAGCTATACAGAGAAAGGCTTGTCTGTTCTTCGCCGGAAGAATGCAGAAGGAACCATGTGGCTCATCAACAACCGTACTGACAAGCCGTTTGAAGAATGGATTGAAATCAACAGCAATGCCGCTTCTTTTGGTTTGTTTGATGCCATGACAGGCAAAAAAGGATTGGCGAAATGGCGCAGGAACAGCAAGGGTGCAGTTGAAGTGTTGCTGCAATTGCAATCATATGAAGCCATCATTGTGCAATCATACGCAACAAAGAAAACAGGCGCTGCATTTCCATACAAAGAAAGCGTTGCACAACCACAGGAAATAAAAGGAGAGTGGACAATCAGCTTCCTTGACGGTGGCCCAACGATTCCGGCAGCAATCACCACTACCACTTTAAAATCATGGACTGAACTTGGCGAAGAAGATGTAAAGCATTTCTCCGGTACTGCGAAGTATAGCATCTCATTTGCAAAACCTGCCGGTAATGCAGGTTCATATTTGCTCAATCTCGGTGCTGTAGATGAAACTGCGGAAGTAATACTCAACGGCAAAAAGATTGCAACAGTCATCGGCCCCGTGTTTCAATGTGTAATTCCTGCATCAGCTATGCAGGCCAGCAACAAACTCGAGATCATCGTTGCCAACTTAATGGCCAACCGTATTATTTACATGGATAAGAATAACATTCCGTGGAAAATATTTTACAATACAAATATGCCTGCACGAAGGGCAGAAAACGCTAAGAAAGGTATCTTCACTGCAGCCGCATGGAGTCCGTTATCATCCGGACTACTCGGCCCTGTTACGATCACCCCTTTAAAATAA